The nucleotide window AGCAACACTTAACATATTGTTTAGACCTTCTTGAGTGACACCGTTGTCTCCAACACTTAAGTAGTGATATTTTGGCGAATTGGCGTTCGGACATGATGGTGCGTCATCAACGAACGTAAACACAACTCGTCCATTTGCTTGAGGGTATACGCTTTTTATTTTAGAAGTATGCCAAGCGGGGGTTGCAGCCATACCAAAAACTGAAAATGCATTCATAAGTAAAAATGTAATTATGGCTATAAGCTTCATTCGTCAATAACCTCTAGATATCTCACCATACAAAATGCATCATCACCATTACCACGAGGGATGTATCGAATATTCACTTTTTTACCGGATGCTTTTGCGGCGAGCGCTATAGAAAATACTTCTTTGGTGTAAGTCCATAATTCGCAATTGACCGAGGGCGCATCTGGGTTAGGGCCAACACGATTTTTCCCATTAATTTGTAGATATACCCTTGTAGATCCATCAGAGGCTTCATAAGCCCTGACTTTAGTAACAACTCCTGCATTTA belongs to bacterium SCSIO 12696 and includes:
- a CDS encoding response regulator receiver protein, yielding MNAFSVFGMAATPAWHTSKIKSVYPQANGRVVFTFVDDAPSCPNANSPKYHYLSVGDNGVTQEGLNNMLSVALTAAATGREVAINFDADTNGCQINRLLINFE